The stretch of DNA GGCTCTCGTCGTGCACCACGATGAAGTCGGTGATGGCGTCGAAGATCTCCGCCCACTGGTGGCTGGCCTGGACGATGCGGGAGAAAAGGCGCGAATTCTCCAGCGCCACCGAGGCGTGTCCGGCCAGCGCCTGCAGCAGGTTGCGGTCCTCCTCGCGCAGTTCGGCGCCGCGATTGGCCAGGCAGAGGACGCCGACCAGCTCGCCGTCGGCCCCGCTCAGGCGGGCCAGCACCACATCCTGCCAGCCCAGGGAAGTCGCCAGCGACGGACCCAGCAGCTCGGTGGCGGAGCCCACCCGCAGCGGCTCGGCGCAGACCGCGAGGGAATCCGCCAGGGCCAGGTTCAGGCGGCGCAGCAGGGCGCGCTCGGAACCCACCCCCGGATCGAGCAGGATCACGGTTTCGACCTGGTTGCCCTGGACCAGGGCCAGGGCCCCGGCGCGCGCTCCCAGCATCTCCATCGCCCGCATGGTGAAGCTGCGCACAAAATCGGGCAGGCGGATGGAGGTGCTTAGCTCCACCGCCAGTTGCATCAGGTTCTCGGCGCGGCGACGGTGCTGCTGGGAAAGGTCCACGGTGTGCGCCGCTTCCAGCGCCACCGCCACCTCCGAGGCCAAAGCCTGGGCGCGGCGCACGTCTTCCGTCGAAATGGGGGCGCCGTCGCTGCGGTCCAGGACCCCAAGCACTCCCAGCACGCGTGCGTCCGAGCTCAGCAGCGGCACCGCCAGGTATTGCTTGATCTGGAACCGGTCGACCGCCGCCTGATCGCGGGCGGGGTCTTGGCTGACGTCGTCGCTCCAGTAGGGCTGCTTGCGGCTGAGGATGGCTTCCGAGATCTTGGGCCCCAGGGGCTGGCGCAGAGGCTGGGCCTTGCCGCCGACCGAACCCCAGCGAACCTCGTAGTCCTCGCCTTCTCGCAGGGCGAGGTAGGAGCGTCGAAAGCCCAGAAACTCGGCGGCGCGGACCACGAACTTCTCCAGGAAGCGGTCGAAGTCGGCGATGGAACCCAACTCGGAGGAGATGTCGAGCAGGGCCTGCATCTCGTTGGCCTGGGCGTTGGCGGTGGCGTAGAGCTCGGCGTTGGCCAGGGCCAGACCGCCCAGGTTGGCGACCGCCTCCAGCAGGGAGCGGTCGGCTTCGGAGAAGCGGGGCTCGGCGCCGGAGTACACCAGCAGCGAGCCGGTGGTGCGGGCGGTGTGCAGCGGGGCCGCCATGACTTGGCTGGCCGGCGCCAGGTCGTGAACATCGTTCACCTCCGGCGAGAGCGCCAGGACCACCGGATGATCGCCGGAGGCGGCGCGAGCGGCGAGCTTTTCCGTGGAAGGGCCCCTGCCGGCGGCCAGGCGGGCGCGGAAGCTCTCTCCCAGGGCGGCTGGATCGGCAGCCACGGACCGCAGCTCCGCGCGCTCTCCCTCCAGCAGGAACACCGCCACCAGGGGAGCGCGGAAAAGCCCTTGGAGCTGGCAGGCCAGGGTCTGGGTGACGGCCACCAGATCCAGGCTGGCGTGCAGGGCATGCGCGCACTCCACCAGCTTTTGAAAAGGGCCGTCCAACCGCGGCGGGGCGGGGAGTGCAGCGGTCGCGTCGTTGAGGGCCGACATAGCTTGCGTTGCGGGCTGCGCCTGGCTAAGTAGCTAGGACGGCCCACCATACCCTTCAATCTCAATTTGAGTCAAGGAGATTGCCGAGGCCGCGCTTCACCTGCCAACTGATTGGAGCCATCCATTCCACGTCTCACAGTGAGACGAACCCGTGGTGTGAGCACGAACCAAGTGAGACACTTGGCCTGATAAGAGTGAGCCGATGACCCGGCTGGCTTGTGGTAAATTTTCCGTAACCCTATGAAATGTAGCGTGTTAGAATCTCGGCTGCCAGCCTATCCCAAATCCTCCCCAGGTGGCACCGGTCGTGCTCAAAGGAAGCCGGCGGTGTTCGTCCGCCCGTTTTCTTGAGGAGGAGTTGTGTTATCAGGAGGAAGAGTAAGGTGGTTGGTGGTGGCGGGCCTGCTGGCGGTGCTGGTGGGCTTGGCGGTGTCGGCGCCCGGGGCTTACGCCCAGGAGGGTGCGCGCAAGATCAAGACGAAAGTGAATCCTGTTTATCCCGACCTGGCCAAGCAGATGCACATCACCGGGGCAGTCAAGATCGAGGTGGTGATCACGCCCGCAGGCACGGTGAAGAGCACGAAGGTCCTCGGCGGGCATCCCCTGCTGGCGGCCGCGGCCGAAGACGCGGTGAAGAAGTGGAAGTTCGAGCCAGCTTCGGGGGAGACCACCGAGGTGATCCCCTTCAACTTCACCCTCGAATGAGGCCCAGGCCCAGGCACGGGTTCTGCTGGAGGCATCAGCAATGACGATCGGCAAGCGACTGTATTACGGCTTCGGGGCCTTGTTGGTCCTGCTGGGGCTGCTGTTCGTAGTCTCCATCACGGGCTGGTTTCACCAGCGCGGCACGCTCAAAGAAGTGCGTGCCATCGAGGCGGTGCGCACCGTGATGGTGCAGAACCGCCTGGTGCTGGGCAACTACCTGCTCAGCGGCGATGCCCGCGAGGTGGACAAGCTGGCCAAGGGCGTCACCGACCTGAACGGCGCGCTGGATGATGCCATCGCCAAGGCCACGACCGAGCAGGTGCGGAGCGATCTCGTCCGCGTCAAGGACCTGGAAGCGAAGTGGAAGACGGAATTCGCCGATCCCCTCATCGACAAGCGCAAGCAGGTGGACGCGGGCAACGCCACCGTGGCCGAGCTCCAGATCTCCTATCTGCAATTGGACCCCGCCGGCTGGCTGCAGAAGTCCCAGGCCCCGGTGGAGGATGCCCTGGAGGTGTCGCAGAAGGAGGATGACACGGCCAGCGCGGTCACGCTGTGGGCCTCCTTCATCTTCTTCGCGCTGGCCCTGGGCGCAGGCTTCGTGATCAGTCGCAAGACCAGCAGGGCCATCACCGATCCCCTGGGCCACCTGATCGCGGTGGCGCGCGAGATCGGCGACTCCGGCGACCTCGACCAGAAGGTGGACATCGACCGGCAAGACGAGATCGGCGAGCTGGCCAAGACCTTCAACAACATGGTGGGCTACCTGCGCGAGATGGCGGCGGTTTCCGAGGCCATCGCCGGCGGCGACCTCACGGTCTCGGTGGAGCCGCGCTCCAAGCGCGACACCCTGGCCCACGCCTTCAGCCGCATGACCGAGGGCCTGCGCGCCCTGGTCAAGAGCGTGCGCGACAGCGCCGCCCAGGTGGCCAGCGGTTCCAATCAGGTGGCCGACGCTTCGGACGAGTCCGCCAAGATCAGCGTGACCGCTTCCAGCGCCATCGACGAAGTCACCAGCACCATGCACGAGATGAGCATCAACGTGCAGAACATGGTGAAGAACACGCAGACGCAGGCCTCCAGCGTCTCCGAGACTTCGGCCTCCATCGACGAGATGGTGGCCTCCATCCAGCGCGTGGCCGACACCGCCAAGGTGCTGCTCGACATCTCGCAGCGCTCCCGGGAAGAGGTGCACAGCGGCATCGCCACCATGGAAAAAGCCACCGACGGCCTGGGGCGCATCAACACCGCCATCCACCAGTCGGCGGAGATCATCGCCGTGCTGGGCCAGCGCGCCGACGACATCGGCAAGATCATCGAGGTCATTGACGACCTGGCGGAGCAGACCAACCTGCTGGCGCTCAACGCCGCCA from Terriglobales bacterium encodes:
- a CDS encoding energy transducer TonB, giving the protein MVAGLLAVLVGLAVSAPGAYAQEGARKIKTKVNPVYPDLAKQMHITGAVKIEVVITPAGTVKSTKVLGGHPLLAAAAEDAVKKWKFEPASGETTEVIPFNFTLE
- a CDS encoding methyl-accepting chemotaxis protein, with protein sequence MTIGKRLYYGFGALLVLLGLLFVVSITGWFHQRGTLKEVRAIEAVRTVMVQNRLVLGNYLLSGDAREVDKLAKGVTDLNGALDDAIAKATTEQVRSDLVRVKDLEAKWKTEFADPLIDKRKQVDAGNATVAELQISYLQLDPAGWLQKSQAPVEDALEVSQKEDDTASAVTLWASFIFFALALGAGFVISRKTSRAITDPLGHLIAVAREIGDSGDLDQKVDIDRQDEIGELAKTFNNMVGYLREMAAVSEAIAGGDLTVSVEPRSKRDTLAHAFSRMTEGLRALVKSVRDSAAQVASGSNQVADASDESAKISVTASSAIDEVTSTMHEMSINVQNMVKNTQTQASSVSETSASIDEMVASIQRVADTAKVLLDISQRSREEVHSGIATMEKATDGLGRINTAIHQSAEIIAVLGQRADDIGKIIEVIDDLAEQTNLLALNAAIEAARAGEHGLGFAVVADEVRKLAEKSTQSTKEIADLIESIQREARQAVENMEHSTRIVEEGLSLGNDLGSALHKISDVVTEVYKFSQEIGAATN